In Pseudofrankia saprophytica, one genomic interval encodes:
- a CDS encoding response regulator — MSDVRVFLLDDHEIVRRGIREMLEDAGDLRVVGEASTAEEALRRIPAVSPDVAVLDARLGDGSGIDVCREIRSAHPEIGCLILTSYDDDDALFSAIMAGAAGYLLKQIRGTDLVGGIREIAAGRSLLDPAVTQRVLTRLREGSTGDPKLATLGVREREILRLVAEGLTNRQIAGRIHLSEKTVKNYVSSILVKLGLTSRTQAAVFATRLGAGSRG; from the coding sequence ATGAGCGATGTGCGGGTGTTCCTCCTGGATGATCACGAGATCGTTCGGCGTGGTATCCGGGAGATGCTCGAGGACGCGGGTGATCTGCGGGTGGTGGGTGAGGCGTCCACGGCGGAGGAGGCGTTGCGGCGGATTCCGGCGGTGTCGCCGGATGTGGCCGTGCTGGATGCCCGGTTGGGGGACGGCAGCGGTATCGATGTGTGCCGTGAGATCCGTTCGGCGCATCCGGAGATCGGTTGTCTGATCCTGACGTCGTATGACGACGACGACGCCCTGTTCTCCGCGATCATGGCTGGTGCGGCGGGTTACCTGCTCAAGCAGATCAGGGGGACAGATCTCGTCGGTGGGATCCGTGAGATCGCCGCGGGCCGGTCGTTGCTCGACCCGGCGGTCACGCAGAGGGTCCTTACCCGTCTGCGGGAGGGGTCGACGGGGGACCCGAAGCTGGCCACGTTGGGGGTCCGGGAGCGTGAGATCCTGCGGCTGGTCGCCGAGGGCCTGACGAACCGGCAGATCGCCGGCCGGATCCACCTGTCCGAGAAGACCGTCAAGAACTACGTCTCCTCGATCCTGGTCAAGCTCGGCCTGACCAGCCGCACCCAGGCCGCCGTCTTCGCGACCCGGCTCGGCGCCGGCTCCCGCGGCTGA
- a CDS encoding YdeI/OmpD-associated family protein, with amino-acid sequence MRFRATVELHGNTATGIEVPADVVTELNSGKRPKVTVTIGPHTYRTTVAPMGGRYLIPLSAENRSAAGVSAGDEVDVELALDAAPRVVEVPDDLAAAIAGAPAAQATFDQLAFSHRKEWVRWVTEAKKPETRQTRITKTVEALSAGRRNR; translated from the coding sequence GTGAGATTCCGCGCGACCGTCGAGCTGCATGGCAACACGGCGACGGGCATCGAGGTGCCCGCGGACGTCGTCACCGAGCTGAACAGCGGCAAGCGGCCCAAGGTCACCGTGACGATCGGGCCGCACACCTACCGGACCACGGTCGCGCCCATGGGCGGCCGGTATCTCATACCGCTCTCCGCCGAGAACCGGAGCGCGGCCGGGGTGTCCGCCGGGGACGAGGTCGACGTGGAACTGGCACTCGACGCCGCCCCACGGGTCGTCGAGGTTCCCGACGACCTCGCGGCCGCGATCGCGGGCGCGCCCGCCGCGCAGGCGACCTTCGACCAGCTCGCCTTCTCGCACCGCAAGGAATGGGTCCGGTGGGTGACCGAGGCCAAGAAGCCCGAGACCCGCCAGACCCGCATCACCAAGACCGTCGAGGCCCTGAGCGCCGGGCGCCGCAACCGCTGA
- a CDS encoding maleylpyruvate isomerase family mycothiol-dependent enzyme, whose translation MTMGDAHLPEGRLSAFLAEQAMDLCGADEARLIAGHTSACPTCADALASITAEAEWREVDDLLLALGDVGELPDAPVPARLRAPARARRRPAPRVPAFAAPFAAAAGILESVLAEVGDDALRGPSPVLTWRVGDLVAHLAAGNALLATALGVAVEPPPGSAVGLVGHTERLLAWVTGWPRERVQALWRHDVEAIAARLNAEPELASRHVEVDGVRLPVADQLTARAFETWVHARDIAAAVGMRVPAPPVDSLGAMADLAARLLSTLPPRAATAPAGTVRLTLTGPGGGSWLVQVGGEGAADLPTADRPEAELTLDTVEFCLLVADRVHPARLDAEIFGDDALAAELLVIAPQLSGP comes from the coding sequence ATGACCATGGGTGACGCGCACCTGCCCGAGGGGCGCCTGAGCGCGTTTCTCGCCGAACAGGCGATGGACCTGTGCGGCGCCGACGAGGCCCGGTTGATCGCCGGGCACACCTCCGCCTGCCCGACGTGCGCGGACGCCTTGGCCTCGATCACGGCTGAGGCCGAGTGGCGGGAGGTCGACGACCTGTTGCTCGCCCTGGGCGACGTCGGCGAGCTTCCCGATGCCCCCGTGCCGGCCCGGCTGCGGGCGCCGGCCCGCGCGCGTCGGCGCCCGGCACCGCGGGTGCCCGCGTTCGCCGCTCCCTTCGCCGCCGCGGCCGGCATCCTCGAGTCGGTGCTGGCCGAGGTGGGCGATGACGCGCTGCGCGGGCCCAGCCCCGTGCTGACCTGGCGGGTGGGCGACCTGGTCGCGCACCTCGCCGCCGGCAACGCCCTGCTCGCGACGGCCCTCGGCGTCGCGGTCGAACCCCCGCCTGGCTCGGCCGTGGGCCTGGTCGGCCACACCGAGCGGCTGCTCGCCTGGGTCACCGGCTGGCCGCGCGAGCGCGTCCAGGCGCTGTGGCGCCACGACGTCGAGGCGATCGCGGCGAGGCTGAACGCCGAGCCGGAACTCGCCTCGCGCCACGTCGAGGTCGACGGTGTCCGGCTGCCGGTCGCGGACCAGCTGACCGCCCGAGCTTTCGAGACCTGGGTACACGCCCGCGACATCGCCGCCGCGGTGGGCATGCGGGTACCCGCACCGCCCGTCGACAGCCTCGGCGCGATGGCGGACCTCGCGGCCAGGCTTCTGAGCACCCTGCCTCCGCGCGCGGCCACCGCCCCCGCCGGCACCGTGCGCCTGACGCTCACGGGCCCGGGTGGCGGCTCCTGGCTGGTCCAGGTCGGCGGCGAGGGCGCCGCCGACCTGCCCACGGCTGACCGGCCCGAGGCCGAGCTGACCCTCGACACCGTCGAGTTCTGCCTGTTGGTCGCGGACCGCGTGCATCCGGCCCGCCTGGACGCCGAGATCTTCGGCGACGACGCCCTCGCCGCCGAGCTCCTCGTGATCGCCCCCCAGCTGTCTGGCCCCTGA
- a CDS encoding 2,3-butanediol dehydrogenase has translation MIAARLHANEDVRIEEIPEPEPAAGEVKIAVAHNGLCGTDLHEYFSGPRACTTTPHPLTGGVLPQIPGHEFAGTVTAVGEGVTDVAAGDQVCVEPLYSCGDCDRCQAGLPQLCRQVMTHGLCSHGGGLAQFTVVPRAMVHAIPDSMSLADAALVEPMSVAFNGVLRSGAQAGGSALVLGAGPIGVGAVLGLRAVGVDDILVVEPVAARRAAVAALGVAQVLDPGAVDVTDEVRGRTKGRGLDAVVDCAGAPGTFALALAVLRARGRYVGVAFSDREVSFPAWVLARGEIELTGSLGYAPGVFRRVIDLIAGGAYPTAGWVEHVDLDDLRAALLDLRAGRRIKVLVDLPAA, from the coding sequence ATGATCGCGGCACGGTTACACGCCAACGAGGACGTGCGGATCGAGGAGATTCCCGAGCCCGAGCCGGCCGCCGGCGAGGTGAAGATCGCCGTGGCTCACAACGGGCTGTGCGGCACGGACCTGCACGAGTACTTCTCCGGGCCGCGGGCCTGCACGACCACGCCGCACCCGCTCACCGGCGGGGTTCTGCCCCAGATCCCGGGTCACGAGTTCGCCGGAACGGTCACCGCCGTCGGCGAGGGCGTCACGGACGTCGCGGCCGGCGACCAGGTGTGCGTGGAACCGCTGTACTCCTGCGGTGACTGCGACCGTTGCCAGGCCGGGCTGCCGCAGCTGTGCCGCCAGGTGATGACACACGGGTTGTGCTCACACGGGGGCGGCCTGGCCCAGTTCACCGTCGTTCCCCGGGCGATGGTGCACGCGATTCCCGACTCGATGTCCCTGGCGGACGCCGCGCTCGTGGAACCGATGTCGGTCGCCTTCAACGGTGTGCTCCGCTCCGGAGCCCAGGCGGGTGGGTCCGCCCTCGTGCTCGGCGCGGGACCGATCGGGGTCGGTGCCGTTCTCGGCCTGCGCGCCGTCGGCGTGGACGACATCCTGGTCGTCGAGCCGGTGGCGGCTCGCCGCGCGGCCGTGGCGGCGCTCGGCGTCGCGCAGGTCCTCGATCCGGGCGCCGTCGACGTCACCGACGAGGTGCGCGGCCGGACGAAGGGGCGCGGCCTCGACGCGGTCGTCGACTGCGCCGGTGCGCCCGGGACGTTCGCGCTCGCGCTGGCCGTGCTGCGCGCGCGGGGGCGCTACGTCGGGGTCGCGTTCTCCGACCGGGAGGTGAGCTTTCCGGCCTGGGTGCTGGCCCGTGGCGAGATCGAGCTCACCGGGTCGCTGGGATACGCCCCGGGGGTGTTTCGGCGGGTGATCGACCTGATCGCGGGCGGTGCGTACCCGACGGCGGGGTGGGTCGAGCACGTCGATCTCGACGATCTTCGTGCCGCGCTGCTGGACCTGCGGGCCGGCCGGCGGATCAAGGTCCTGGTCGACCTGCCCGCGGCCTGA
- a CDS encoding sigma-70 family RNA polymerase sigma factor, translating into MTSRRLGGGHAVTGDNAHPVVGLTQRDTELHGRLVAGDERALDEIYALFGILVHALAYRVTRDRDAANDIAQDVFGYFWEHPLAYDPHRAGLRTWLAMLAHRRSVDWVRGEERRRRLAAPELHGPFELPGVDETIEAADTSCRVRLIVRDLPDTLRTAVELAFYREMTYREVAAELGIPEGTAKSRMRNALARIARTLAAEGIGE; encoded by the coding sequence ATGACCTCCCGCCGGCTGGGGGGTGGACATGCTGTGACGGGCGACAACGCGCACCCGGTGGTGGGGCTCACGCAGCGGGACACGGAGCTGCACGGCCGGCTGGTCGCCGGCGACGAGCGCGCGCTGGACGAGATCTACGCATTGTTCGGAATCCTGGTGCACGCGCTCGCGTATCGGGTGACCCGGGACCGGGACGCCGCGAATGACATAGCCCAGGACGTCTTCGGCTATTTCTGGGAACATCCGCTGGCGTATGACCCCCATCGTGCCGGACTGCGAACGTGGCTGGCGATGCTGGCGCACCGGCGGTCCGTCGACTGGGTGCGCGGTGAGGAGCGGCGCCGCCGCCTGGCCGCACCGGAGCTTCACGGCCCGTTCGAACTGCCAGGCGTGGACGAGACCATCGAGGCGGCCGACACGTCCTGCCGGGTTCGCCTAATCGTGCGCGATCTGCCCGACACCCTACGGACCGCGGTTGAACTGGCGTTCTATCGGGAAATGACCTACCGCGAGGTGGCGGCCGAGCTCGGAATACCGGAAGGCACCGCGAAATCGCGAATGCGAAACGCCCTCGCGCGTATCGCCCGAACTCTCGCCGCGGAAGGCATCGGCGAATGA
- a CDS encoding TraR/DksA C4-type zinc finger protein, which produces MPEQIPDHLDFVGRGWHPLLRHLHEQLLAVSPTYSVQQVKEKYGTLRVQLYTGMLRHLNMGNTDWPDPDQSARYKAEDDAAIALVHAAEQESARICEACGDPGEPRQRAWTKTLCDNCAAHR; this is translated from the coding sequence ATGCCGGAGCAGATTCCCGATCACCTCGACTTTGTGGGCCGCGGCTGGCATCCGTTACTGAGACACCTGCACGAGCAGTTGCTGGCCGTCAGCCCCACCTACAGCGTCCAGCAGGTCAAGGAGAAGTACGGCACCCTGCGTGTCCAGCTCTACACCGGCATGCTGCGCCACCTGAACATGGGGAACACCGACTGGCCCGACCCCGATCAGTCGGCACGCTACAAGGCGGAGGACGACGCGGCGATCGCCCTCGTCCACGCCGCCGAGCAGGAGTCAGCCAGGATCTGTGAGGCCTGCGGCGATCCAGGCGAACCCCGTCAACGCGCCTGGACCAAGACCCTCTGTGACAACTGCGCAGCCCACCGCTGA
- the pip gene encoding prolyl aminopeptidase, giving the protein MRELFPPIEPYAHGFLDVGEGHQIYWETSGDPDGKPALWVHGGPGSGGRRGSRRMFDPDVYQIVLFDQRGCGQSRPHAADPAVSLEHNTTEYLIADMERLREHLGIERWLLYGGSWGSTLIIAYAERHPDRVSEVILVGVTMTRPEEIDWLYRGVGRFLPAEWEAFRDALPTAYRDGDLVAAYNRLCNSPDPAVRMNAARSWCAWEDAVIAHETLGAPGQYGSKPDDALLAFVRICTHYFAHDAWLEDGQLLRDAHRLAGIPAVLVHGRLDLASPLKTAWDLATAWPDAELKVIAESGHTGSPATQEVIMKAAERFSQADAGPRRSSGQSR; this is encoded by the coding sequence GTGAGGGAGTTGTTCCCGCCCATCGAGCCGTACGCGCATGGCTTTCTCGATGTCGGCGAGGGCCACCAGATCTACTGGGAGACCAGTGGCGACCCGGACGGCAAGCCCGCGTTGTGGGTGCACGGCGGCCCTGGCAGCGGCGGACGCCGTGGCAGTCGCCGGATGTTCGACCCCGACGTCTATCAGATCGTCCTGTTCGACCAGCGCGGTTGTGGCCAGAGCCGGCCCCATGCCGCTGATCCGGCCGTCAGCCTGGAGCACAACACCACCGAGTACCTGATCGCCGACATGGAGCGGCTGCGCGAGCACCTTGGCATCGAGCGGTGGCTCCTCTATGGCGGCTCGTGGGGCTCGACGCTGATCATCGCCTATGCCGAGCGTCACCCCGACCGGGTCTCGGAGGTCATCCTTGTCGGCGTCACCATGACCAGGCCCGAGGAGATCGACTGGCTCTACCGCGGTGTGGGCCGTTTCCTGCCCGCCGAGTGGGAAGCCTTCCGCGATGCCTTGCCGACGGCGTACCGGGATGGCGATCTCGTCGCCGCCTACAACCGACTGTGCAACAGCCCGGACCCGGCGGTCCGGATGAACGCGGCGCGGTCCTGGTGTGCATGGGAAGACGCCGTCATCGCCCACGAGACGCTCGGAGCCCCGGGCCAGTACGGCAGCAAACCCGACGATGCGCTCCTGGCGTTCGTCCGCATCTGTACGCACTACTTCGCCCACGACGCCTGGCTCGAGGACGGCCAGCTGCTACGCGACGCCCACCGGCTGGCCGGCATCCCGGCGGTGTTGGTCCACGGCCGGCTCGACCTCGCCAGCCCGCTCAAGACCGCCTGGGACCTCGCCACGGCGTGGCCCGACGCGGAACTGAAGGTCATCGCCGAGTCCGGACATACGGGCAGCCCCGCTACACAAGAAGTGATCATGAAAGCGGCTGAACGGTTCAGCCAAGCCGACGCTGGCCCACGGCGCTCGTCCGGCCAATCGAGGTGA
- a CDS encoding TetR/AcrR family transcriptional regulator, with product MTAQVATALPLRERTRRAVRAELLAVAMDLFASKGYDATTVDEIAAAAGISRRSFFRYFASKEDVVLGDLDSVGGTLVDALAARPADEDAWTALRRAFDVLLAYPARDPRDALAFRQLVDGNPDLRARHLEKQCRWHDRLIPLVAPRLAPARSGTDVDTLATAVVGAALACLEAANGAWKRNNGQAPLDRILDDAMRAVHPGAF from the coding sequence ATGACGGCTCAGGTGGCGACGGCGCTCCCCCTACGCGAGCGCACCCGCCGGGCGGTGCGCGCCGAGCTGCTCGCCGTCGCCATGGACCTGTTCGCCAGCAAGGGCTACGACGCGACGACGGTCGACGAGATCGCGGCCGCCGCCGGTATTTCCCGCCGCAGCTTCTTCCGCTACTTCGCGTCGAAGGAGGACGTCGTTCTCGGCGATCTGGACAGCGTCGGCGGAACACTCGTAGACGCCCTGGCGGCCCGGCCCGCGGACGAGGATGCCTGGACCGCGCTGCGCCGCGCCTTCGACGTCCTGCTGGCCTACCCCGCCCGCGACCCGCGAGACGCCCTCGCGTTCCGTCAGCTGGTCGACGGCAATCCCGACCTGCGGGCCCGGCACCTGGAGAAGCAGTGCAGGTGGCATGACCGGCTCATCCCGCTCGTCGCGCCCCGCCTCGCCCCTGCCCGCTCCGGCACGGACGTCGACACGCTGGCCACAGCGGTAGTGGGCGCCGCGCTCGCCTGCCTGGAGGCGGCGAACGGCGCCTGGAAGAGGAACAACGGCCAGGCTCCCCTGGACCGGATCCTCGACGACGCCATGCGCGCCGTCCATCCCGGCGCCTTCTGA
- a CDS encoding sugar phosphate isomerase/epimerase family protein, giving the protein MREAPDGTDWVLWSGTLGLNSPLERRIDAAVAGGFHRLSISPLDVALAEEAGTKPEDLGLRLRDAGLGIVLDGFMNWYEGEPIPAARSVAFTADEVLRMCEALPAESLTVFSRPACELPPAQVAASFGRLCDRAADVGTRVQLEFLAMMAISDLPAAAAVVAGADRANGGLVLDTWHFFRGNPDYAALEALPSGRIFTVQVSDGGAEPRGTIAQDTFHRLLPGDGCFDLLRLFRALDRIGALGSLGPEVISPATEAMVPREAARLARDRVQALIDEVSGNVTEEE; this is encoded by the coding sequence ATGCGTGAGGCGCCGGACGGCACCGACTGGGTGCTGTGGTCGGGAACGCTCGGCCTGAACAGTCCGCTCGAGCGGCGGATCGACGCCGCCGTCGCCGGCGGGTTCCACCGCCTGTCGATTAGCCCGCTCGACGTGGCGCTGGCCGAGGAGGCGGGCACCAAACCCGAGGATCTGGGCCTGCGGCTGCGCGACGCCGGCCTGGGCATCGTCCTTGACGGGTTCATGAACTGGTACGAAGGCGAGCCGATACCGGCCGCCCGGTCCGTCGCCTTCACCGCCGACGAGGTGCTGCGCATGTGCGAGGCGCTCCCGGCCGAGTCGCTGACGGTGTTCTCCCGGCCGGCCTGCGAACTGCCGCCAGCGCAGGTCGCCGCGTCGTTCGGCCGGCTGTGTGACCGTGCGGCCGACGTCGGCACCCGCGTCCAGCTGGAGTTCCTCGCGATGATGGCGATCAGCGACCTGCCGGCCGCCGCGGCCGTCGTGGCGGGTGCCGACCGCGCGAACGGCGGCCTGGTCCTCGACACCTGGCACTTCTTCCGCGGCAACCCCGACTACGCCGCGCTCGAGGCGCTCCCGAGCGGGCGGATCTTCACCGTGCAGGTGTCCGACGGGGGAGCCGAGCCGCGGGGGACCATCGCCCAGGACACCTTCCACCGGCTGCTGCCCGGCGACGGCTGCTTCGACCTTCTCCGGCTGTTCCGGGCACTCGACCGGATCGGCGCGCTCGGCTCGCTGGGGCCGGAGGTCATCTCGCCCGCCACGGAGGCCATGGTCCCGCGCGAGGCCGCCCGACTGGCCAGAGACCGGGTACAGGCCCTGATCGACGAGGTGTCCGGCAACGTCACGGAAGAGGAGTGA
- a CDS encoding amidohydrolase family protein, with protein sequence MRMDDMILVSIDDHMIEPPDMYEKHVPAKWRDEAPKVIRNEQGLDQWVFQGEGTSTNFGMAATVGWPSEEWGFNPGTYSELRPGCFDVHERVRDMNANGVLASMCFPTMAGWNARTFTESRDKDIALVMLQAYNDWVIDEWCGTYPGRFIPLGIVPMWDVDLAVKEIRRIARKGCRSISFLEAPHAWGFPSFLSGHWDPMLRALCEENMVLSLHIGAGFSLIKKPDEAPVDHLIILTCQISAIIAQDLLFGPTLRRFPDLKVALSEGGIGWIPFYFDRADRHVQNQAWLHSDFGGRLPSEVFREHILACYITDPSGLALRDRIGIDTIAWECDYPHTDTTWPTSPEFAWKEFQDAGCTDPEIDKITWRNACRFFGWDPFAHTPKEQATVGALRGQAGDVDVTRMSRHEWRRRNEAAGIGVF encoded by the coding sequence ATGCGCATGGACGACATGATTCTGGTGAGCATCGACGACCACATGATCGAGCCGCCCGACATGTACGAGAAGCACGTCCCGGCCAAGTGGCGGGACGAGGCTCCGAAGGTCATCCGCAACGAGCAGGGATTGGACCAGTGGGTCTTCCAGGGTGAGGGGACCTCGACGAACTTCGGCATGGCCGCCACCGTGGGCTGGCCAAGCGAGGAATGGGGATTCAACCCGGGGACCTACTCGGAGCTGCGCCCGGGCTGCTTCGACGTGCACGAGCGGGTGCGGGACATGAACGCGAACGGCGTGCTGGCGTCGATGTGCTTCCCGACCATGGCCGGCTGGAACGCCAGGACCTTCACCGAGTCGCGTGACAAGGACATCGCGCTCGTGATGCTCCAGGCCTACAACGACTGGGTCATCGACGAGTGGTGCGGCACCTACCCCGGCCGGTTCATCCCGCTGGGCATCGTCCCGATGTGGGACGTCGACCTGGCCGTGAAGGAGATCCGCCGCATCGCGCGGAAGGGCTGCCGGTCCATCAGCTTCCTGGAGGCGCCGCACGCCTGGGGCTTCCCGAGCTTCCTGTCGGGTCACTGGGACCCGATGCTGCGGGCGCTGTGCGAAGAGAACATGGTGCTCTCGCTGCACATCGGCGCCGGCTTCAGCCTGATCAAGAAGCCGGACGAGGCCCCCGTCGACCATCTCATCATCCTGACCTGCCAGATCTCGGCGATCATCGCGCAGGACCTGTTGTTCGGCCCCACGCTGCGGCGCTTCCCGGATCTCAAGGTCGCCCTGTCCGAGGGTGGCATCGGCTGGATCCCGTTCTACTTCGACCGGGCCGACCGGCACGTCCAGAACCAGGCGTGGCTGCACAGCGACTTCGGCGGCCGGCTCCCGTCGGAGGTGTTCCGCGAGCACATCCTGGCCTGCTACATCACCGACCCCTCCGGGCTCGCGCTGCGCGACCGGATCGGCATCGACACCATCGCCTGGGAGTGCGACTACCCGCACACCGACACGACCTGGCCCACGTCGCCCGAGTTCGCCTGGAAGGAGTTCCAGGACGCTGGCTGCACCGACCCGGAGATTGACAAGATCACCTGGCGGAACGCATGCCGCTTCTTCGGCTGGGACCCGTTCGCCCACACTCCCAAGGAGCAGGCGACCGTCGGCGCGCTGCGCGGGCAGGCGGGGGACGTCGACGTGACCCGGATGTCCCGGCATGAGTGGCGCAGGCGCAACGAGGCGGCCGGCATCGGCGTCTTCTGA
- a CDS encoding TetR/AcrR family transcriptional regulator has protein sequence MSTPGMAPARTSRQADLFDALLGIFLTEGFAQFTLADLAARLRCSKSTLYALAHSKEQLAVAVARHFFRAAAERIENDVAAVAAASPAETVGAYLGGVARELRPASSAFRRDLAANPATRAEYERNTRIAARRIRELVAAGVEAGVFRGVDAAFVGQAATTVMSAIQRGDITAATGLSDADAYAELASLLRHGLAGPVPGATATKVPGS, from the coding sequence ATGTCCACACCAGGCATGGCTCCGGCGCGGACGTCGCGGCAGGCGGACCTGTTCGACGCCCTGCTGGGGATCTTCCTGACGGAGGGGTTCGCCCAGTTCACCCTGGCGGACCTGGCCGCCCGGCTGCGCTGTTCGAAGAGCACGCTCTACGCGCTCGCGCACAGCAAGGAGCAGCTCGCGGTGGCGGTCGCCCGGCATTTCTTCCGCGCCGCTGCCGAGCGGATCGAGAACGACGTCGCCGCCGTGGCCGCGGCGAGCCCCGCCGAGACCGTGGGCGCCTACCTGGGCGGCGTCGCCCGCGAGCTCCGGCCCGCCTCGTCGGCGTTTCGCCGTGACCTGGCGGCGAACCCGGCGACCCGCGCCGAGTACGAGCGCAACACCCGCATCGCCGCCCGCCGGATCCGCGAGCTGGTGGCCGCGGGTGTCGAGGCCGGGGTGTTCCGCGGGGTCGACGCGGCCTTCGTCGGCCAGGCGGCGACGACGGTGATGTCGGCGATCCAGCGCGGCGACATCACCGCCGCCACCGGCCTGTCGGACGCGGACGCCTACGCCGAGTTGGCGAGTCTCCTGCGCCACGGCCTCGCCGGCCCGGTTCCCGGCGCCACCGCCACCAAAGTGCCCGGCTCTTAG
- a CDS encoding VOC family protein: MPRFHHANLGVPPGLDDAEGAFLVDVLGYRKMDVPPDLADVARWYEADDGSQIHLSIDPDHRPAARAHTAIEVDEDVERRLDAAGVAYRSGGRGDLAVTFCADPAGNLWELRRHTRTP; encoded by the coding sequence ATGCCACGGTTCCACCACGCCAACCTCGGTGTTCCGCCGGGCCTGGACGACGCCGAGGGCGCGTTTCTCGTCGACGTCCTCGGCTACCGGAAGATGGATGTACCGCCCGACCTCGCCGACGTCGCCCGGTGGTACGAGGCGGACGACGGCAGCCAGATCCACCTGAGCATCGATCCCGACCACCGGCCCGCGGCGCGGGCCCACACGGCCATCGAGGTCGACGAGGACGTCGAACGCCGGCTCGACGCCGCCGGCGTCGCCTACCGGTCCGGCGGCCGGGGCGATCTGGCGGTGACGTTCTGCGCCGACCCGGCCGGCAACCTCTGGGAGCTGCGCCGGCACACGCGAACACCATGA